The sequence below is a genomic window from Photobacterium atrarenae.
CCCCCATTGTGCAATATTCCCCACTGCTGCCTCCCGTAGGAGTCTGGACCGTGTCTCAGTTCCAGTGTGGCTGATCATCCTCTCAGACCAGCTAGAGATCGTCGCCTTGGTGAGCCGTTACCTCACCAACCAGCTAATCTCACCTGGGCTAATCCTGACGCGAGAGGCCCGAAGGTCCCCCTCTTTGCTCCGAAGAGATTATGCGGTATTAGCCATCGTTTCCAATGGTTATCCCCCACATCAGGGCATATTCCCAGGCATTACTCACCCGTCCGCCGCTCGCCGCCCTTAACGTTCCCCGAAGGTTCAGTTAAGTCGCTGCCGCTCGACTTGCATGTGTTAGGCCTGCCGCCAGCGTTCAATCTGAGCCATGATCAAACTCTTCAATTAAAGTTTTGTTGTTTCCGAAGAAACGGCTCAGTGATTACTGATAAATTGACTGTGCCGATATAGCCGAAGCCATGTCGTTTTGGTCACTCAGTTCACTGATAAATCTTTTGACTATCATTTCACGAGTGCCCACACAGATTGCATGGTCAAATTGTTAAAGAACAATTCCTCATTCGCTTTCGCCCTGAGGAGGTGCGCCATTCTAAGGATTCAAAGGGAAGTGTCAAACACTTTTTGAAACTTTATTTTTGAAGGCTTTCACCACTCCGACTCGTTGCTTGCTTTCTTATTTAAGAAGCAGCTCTCCGTGTCGGTGAGGCGGCATTATAGAGACTTGGTTTAGGTTGGCAAGCCATTATTTCAAAAAAAACAGCCCCGCCAAACCAATCGCTCACAAAGCAGGCAAACCAGCCGTTATTGACTGGTTTGCAAGCAATTTGGGGAGGCGATGTAAAACAACGAGCAATCAGCACACCATCTTTAATCGGCGTCATCCTTGGCGGCGGCATAACGAAACGATAAAACCCCAATCGCGAATAACGCGAAAGGGATCGCAGCTGCGGTATATTCGACCCAAAGTTGCTCCGCCAGACTTTTAGATAGAATCAGATGTCCGAATACCACTAGCGCCGCGCAAATAATAGCAACAACGATTAACTTGATTTGATCACGCTCAGGATGAGTTTTCATACCTTTGTCTCCTTATCCAAACGACAAGGTCATCAAAACACACCCCGAAACGATCGATGTAGAACAGTTCAGCTTGAATTACATTAGTACAGGTGTTGTTTTAGCGCTTTTCACACAATTCTGTTAAATAAGCCGCTAATTGGTACAGCGCCGTTTGATGTTTCTCATCCCACGGATAAGCACAATTAATCCGCATACAATGTTGATAGCGATGATCCGCAGAAAACAGGGTCCCCGGTGCAATACTAATCTGATACCGCTCCAACAAGTCCGTGAGGAGCTCTGATGTATCTATTGGTTTCGGCAAAACCACCCACAAGAAATAGCCGCCAGCCGGACGTGTTACCTGGGTCCCGGCCGGAAAGCTTTCCTCAATCGCCCCAAGCATCTGCTGTTGCCGCTGTACCAGAGTCCGCCGTAATCGCCGGAGGTGATTATCATATCCCCCATGGTGAAGATACTGCGCCAGCGCCAGCTGGTTCGGTGCCCCAACCGACAAGGTCGACATGAACTGGAGCTCTTCGACTTGCCTTGCGTAACGACCGGCAGCAACCCACCCCACCCTGAGTCCGGGCGCCAGACACTTGGAAAAAGACGAACAATGCAAAACCAATCCTCGATCATCCAGCGCTTTGAGCGGCATTGGCTTTTCGGCACCAAAATAAAGCTCGGCATAAACATCATCTTCGATCAGCGGAATATCATGCCGGGCCAGCACCTCATACACTGCCTGCTGTCGGCTCACCGGCATTGTCGCGCCTAGCGGGTTCTGGAATTTACTCATCAACCAACAAGCTTTGACATTATTCTGAGCAATGGCCTGCTCGAGACCTTCCGGAGACATGCCATCACGCGGATGCGTCGGGATTTCAACCGCCTTCAGGTTTAACCGTTCAATGGCCTGCAGGGCGCCATAAAAAGCTGGCGACTCAATCGCTACACTGTCGCCTGGCTGGGTCACGGCTGCCAGGCATAAACCCAACGACTCCATAGCTCCCGACGTGATCACGAGCTCATCGAGAGAAACCTCAATTCCGTCCCTCAAATAACGCTGCGCAATTGCCCGCCGTAAATCCAGACTCCCCGGCGGCAGATCCGAAATACTGCTATTGATCGGCATGGTTTTTATGGCCTGGCTCAGCAAGCGTCCAATCGCCGGGACCGGAAACAGAGACGGATCCGGAAAAGCAGAACCAAATGGCACCACATCAGGCTGTTTACACGCCCGAAGCACTTCGAACACATGCCGGTTGATCCGGATCGAGCGATTTACAATTTGCGGCGTCGCCTGCTCCGGCTCAGAAAGGCGATTAAAATGCGCCGCGACAAAGTACCCGGCTTTCGCCTTGGCATAGATCCATCCTTCGGCTTCCAACTGCTCATAAGCCTTCAACACCGTCATCACACTGACAGATTGTGCCTTACTCATCACCCGAACCGAAGGAATACGCTCACCCGGCAACCAAATCCTTTCTTTGATTTGTCGCTTCACCTGATCGACGATGCCGCCATAACGGCTAGTGGGGATTTGCGATGACAAGATGCCTATTCTCTTAATTACTTTCAGATAGTTAGAATAGTAACGACTTCACCCCAACGGTCAGAGAAAGAAGGCCGGGTTTATCCGGTAAGTGTGATAAAGGACAGAAAATGAGAGAAGCGCTGCGATACTGACGGCCTGTCCTGCCCATCTCCCACCCGAAATCTCGGTGCGTACATCAGGTTCGGTTGACGGGATGAAACTCAGCGCTTGAGCCCCCAGCCACCAAAGATGGAGCTTCTGCCAGGCATCGTACCCTCCCTTTCATGGCGATTGAAAACCGTATTTGACACGAAACTCGAGCAAACAGCCAAATTTCAGATATAGGCTCTAAAAAATCATGTTTCCCGTGATGAAACCCTGATTATTTCGTTTTCATGAAATTACATGAATTTTTAGAAGCAACACTTGGTTTCATTATTCAATACCCGGCGAATTAGCTGGTGATACTTTCTCAATAGCGATTTATTGCTCGAAGCATGTCAATTAGTATTCCAGCTCTAATCATAACTAAAACAGTACGATTCTCATGCGGCCATATGGAGCGCCGTCATGAATACACATACAGGGAACAGGGCACGTCATGAAGTACAACCTGGCAATCTACGCCATGGTACCTGCTTTGCTGTCGACAGGGATTTATGCACAAGAGTCAACGCAGCCGTCTCCTCCAGGGAAAAAGTGGGGAGCTTCGATTGGAATTGACTACAGCAGAAATGCCTATGACAGTAACAGTTATCTGGCAGAGCGTAACCTCGCGGCATCTGCAACGATCACTTACAACTTAAACGACAACACACAATTCTCAGCACTCATCTCCGGGCGACACAGTTTTGACGGTGAGAGAGGCGACTATTGGGATGATTTCTGGCTCACCGCCACCCGTCGCAACCTCTGGACACCAACAGACAACCTGTCAATGTCCGTCGGTGGCCGTGTGCTGATTCCGATCTCCGACACCTCCGTTAAAAACGATCTGCAAACTGCAATTCGCGGTGACGTGAAATTTACCCTGGTGCTGGATCATTGGCTGTCGGGACTCACCGTCAGTGATGCGATCCGGCTACGGAAAAACTTCCATCAATACACCACAGCCGGTGGTCATCCGCTGGAAGAATACCGTTTCAGCAACCTCCTGACTGTCGATTACACCAAAGCCAAATGGTTCTTCAGCACTAACTTTGTCAGTGCTGAGTCCTGGAGCTACCGCGGCACTCGCTACTCACCCAAGCTGACCTATGCTGCCGAAATCGGCTATCAAATCACCACCCCATTCAGTGCCGCGCTCGGTATGACCAATAGCGCGACTTACTACGACCCGGACCGAGGGCCGAGTCCACTTAACGATTTGTTTGATCTAGAAAAGCCGACCTACTACATCACGCTGAATTACACCCTGTAAGCAAAGAATAAAAAAGGTAAACACAACATGTATAAGAAGTTAGCGATAGCCGCCATGGTGAGCATTGCGCTCTATGGCTGCGGTGCCGAAGAGCGAAGTTATGACACACTCCCTCGGGCAACAGAGCAAATCTCCAAGAGCTCGCTGGATACCGAATCTCTGTGGCTGTATATGCCATCCACCGGGGCAACACCCCGTTATGCCGTTACCCAACGTGGTTTCTTCCAGGGTACCCCAAAACTGGTCAAACTCCGCTTTGACAAACAAAACGGGATTATTGCCGAGGAGATCGACCGCGACACCATCAAGCCCGGCGAGGAAAGCCGTTACGCCGACGTGATCAACCAGGCACCTGTACTCAAGATCCCGGGTACCTTCCAGCAATACCGCTGTGCCGAGGATAACTACGATGAGTGCACCAACAAGGAAGAGCTCAATGAAGATGCTGACCTGAACTGGGAAGAAACAACCCATTTCACCCCGGATTATGCCGGGATTGAATCCTTGGCGGTCGATACCGTGGATGCCTGGTGGACGGCTGATAACGTCGATGAAACTGCAGATCCTCGTGTCACTCACTGGGAATACGATGCCGAAAGCGGCACCATTAATGTCGAAGTGGAGCGCACCTTTTCCGCCAGTCCGGACGACGCCTACTTGTTTGGCAACAACCTGGAAGACTTATCTTTCAAAACCCGTTTTTTCTACTCTCTGGTTAAGCTCGACAAACTCGCATCTCCTGACTACCAAATAGTTCAGGCCCCGGGCCGTGACTCGTTACGCTTTGGCTTCTTTAATGTGGAAAAAAGCCAGCGTTCGTTAACCGGAGAATCAGGCCTGCAAGGTCAGAGCTTTAACTTACTCAAGCGGTTCAATCCGAATGCCCCAATAGAGTACTACTTGAGCGACAGCTACTTTGACAAAGAGAACAAGCTTTATCTGGATGTCACGCTAGAAACGATCCGTGAGATCAACCGTACCCTGAAAGGAACCGGCGTTCCGACAATCAAAATCATGAATGAGAGCCAGCCGGCTGGTGTTCATACCGGCGATCTACGTTATAACGTGCTCAACCTAATCACTGATCCAGTCGACAACGGTCTGTTGGGCTATGGGCCTTCGGCCTCAAACCCGCTGACCGGCGAGATCGTTCATGCCCACGTCAACCAGTATGCCGGCGTGATCCGTTCGACCTCCCGGCGGATGTGGAATGAGCTGGTCATGCGCTATAACCGGGAAGAAATTGAACGCCCGGCTCAGTTTATTCCTCAAGCGCCGCCAAGCGACAACACTGCAAGTATAGTGGCAAACGATAACGATCATAACGGCAGTTCTCTGATATCTGTAACCGCAGCAACAAGTGCCCCATTGGTTCAGTCTGAGCCCCGCTTTATCAATGGGGTACCACGCTGGTTGACACCACCTGAACAAGAAGCAGATACGTTGAGCAGGGCTAGTGCCGACTATCAAAAGCAACTCAATAAAATGGCCGAACAAAACATGTACGCGGCTGAATTTATGTGGGTCAGCACCAAGTCGAAAGGCCTTATCAAAGGAATTGACTACTTGAGCGGTGGTTACTTTGATAACCAAGGCCTGGAGCCCTCAGCTCAAGACTACACCGCGAAAGTCAACACTAAGCTGAAGTCGTGGAATCATCTGAACAAAGACCAGCAGCAAGAAGTTAGTGATGCCATCACCAGACACATGTTCAAATCAACCCTGGTGCACGAACTTGGCCACAACTTGGGCCTGCGTCATAACTTTATGGGTTCAGTCGATAAGGCCAATTTCTACCAGCAGGATGAAATCAATACCCTAGGGTATGAAAAGGTTCCGGCTTACAGTTCTGTCATGGACTACGGTGCATCAATTTTTGATGAGCTTCCGACATACGGTAAATATGATATTGCCGCACTGCGCTACGGTTACGGGCGAAAAGTAGAAACACTCCAGCCTGATAATATCAATGGGCAAACTTCCGAAATGGTTAGCCTTAAAGCGTTCGATAAAACGTTGGAAAACAACTATAACGCATATCCGCGAGGAATCCTGGATGAACTGGCAGAGCACCTGAAAAATGACTCGCCTGATACAAAACTGAAACAGTATAACTTCTGTACAGATGAAAACGTGACCAGCCAGACCACCTGTAACCGCTTTGATGAAGGCACCAATGTTCTGGAGCTGACTCAATTCCGCATTCAGAAATACTGGGACAACTATGATCTAGTGAATCGTCGTGATAACCGAGAAAATTTCTATGATTTCAACCTTCACAATTATTCTCTGCATCGCATCAACCAATTTTCACAAATCCGGGATGTCATTGAAGACCTTGGCCGATATGACAATCTGATTGCTATGGTCAATAACACCGCAGGAGAAAACAGCTACGGTAGCAATGTATCCGAGTTTTATACCCGCTCTTGTACACCAGCTTATAAGCGTAAGTCATTAAATGAATCTCAAAAAATAATCTGTGACACCTATGATGCAAGTTTACTGGCCGCAAACTTCTTCATTCAGATCCTGGAAACACCAGATAAGGTTTGTGAAGTAAAAATAGACATGGACGGTAGCTCCCCGAGCTATAAATTTATTCCACTATCCAATTTGTGGCTTCAGTATCAAGGCGCGATTCAGCACAAAACAGACTTACCGCGTTCTTGTTTTGATCCTGAACTGACATCGGTCATGGAAAATGGCTTCCAGAAAATCACCGTTCTGTCTGAAACTCGGGATGGTCGCCCTCTAGATAATATGCGGGCTAACAACCCATACCAAAATAGTCACAGTGCCGTTGATTTGCTTGGTGTATGGCCGGACAAATTACTGGCTGCACAACTGCTGGTTAAACGGAGCGGCCTTTACCACAGCAGTAACGACAAGTCGAATATGGCCCT
It includes:
- a CDS encoding PLP-dependent aminotransferase family protein, with the protein product MSSQIPTSRYGGIVDQVKRQIKERIWLPGERIPSVRVMSKAQSVSVMTVLKAYEQLEAEGWIYAKAKAGYFVAAHFNRLSEPEQATPQIVNRSIRINRHVFEVLRACKQPDVVPFGSAFPDPSLFPVPAIGRLLSQAIKTMPINSSISDLPPGSLDLRRAIAQRYLRDGIEVSLDELVITSGAMESLGLCLAAVTQPGDSVAIESPAFYGALQAIERLNLKAVEIPTHPRDGMSPEGLEQAIAQNNVKACWLMSKFQNPLGATMPVSRQQAVYEVLARHDIPLIEDDVYAELYFGAEKPMPLKALDDRGLVLHCSSFSKCLAPGLRVGWVAAGRYARQVEELQFMSTLSVGAPNQLALAQYLHHGGYDNHLRRLRRTLVQRQQQMLGAIEESFPAGTQVTRPAGGYFLWVVLPKPIDTSELLTDLLERYQISIAPGTLFSADHRYQHCMRINCAYPWDEKHQTALYQLAAYLTELCEKR
- a CDS encoding zinc-dependent metalloprotease, with protein sequence MYKKLAIAAMVSIALYGCGAEERSYDTLPRATEQISKSSLDTESLWLYMPSTGATPRYAVTQRGFFQGTPKLVKLRFDKQNGIIAEEIDRDTIKPGEESRYADVINQAPVLKIPGTFQQYRCAEDNYDECTNKEELNEDADLNWEETTHFTPDYAGIESLAVDTVDAWWTADNVDETADPRVTHWEYDAESGTINVEVERTFSASPDDAYLFGNNLEDLSFKTRFFYSLVKLDKLASPDYQIVQAPGRDSLRFGFFNVEKSQRSLTGESGLQGQSFNLLKRFNPNAPIEYYLSDSYFDKENKLYLDVTLETIREINRTLKGTGVPTIKIMNESQPAGVHTGDLRYNVLNLITDPVDNGLLGYGPSASNPLTGEIVHAHVNQYAGVIRSTSRRMWNELVMRYNREEIERPAQFIPQAPPSDNTASIVANDNDHNGSSLISVTAATSAPLVQSEPRFINGVPRWLTPPEQEADTLSRASADYQKQLNKMAEQNMYAAEFMWVSTKSKGLIKGIDYLSGGYFDNQGLEPSAQDYTAKVNTKLKSWNHLNKDQQQEVSDAITRHMFKSTLVHELGHNLGLRHNFMGSVDKANFYQQDEINTLGYEKVPAYSSVMDYGASIFDELPTYGKYDIAALRYGYGRKVETLQPDNINGQTSEMVSLKAFDKTLENNYNAYPRGILDELAEHLKNDSPDTKLKQYNFCTDENVTSQTTCNRFDEGTNVLELTQFRIQKYWDNYDLVNRRDNRENFYDFNLHNYSLHRINQFSQIRDVIEDLGRYDNLIAMVNNTAGENSYGSNVSEFYTRSCTPAYKRKSLNESQKIICDTYDASLLAANFFIQILETPDKVCEVKIDMDGSSPSYKFIPLSNLWLQYQGAIQHKTDLPRSCFDPELTSVMENGFQKITVLSETRDGRPLDNMRANNPYQNSHSAVDLLGVWPDKLLAAQLLVKRSGLYHSSNDKSNMALIDISSTQSGTQGTPQKLKTYLGYLGFGMDSYRDPIFIDKDGVRKDTIKRYVPDIKRSIDIPGYLVGLKWYFQLSQETVTPLYSALLHNLVAFGWGQEYGLSDSSKDLIDDITLTQPSMGSDENDSFQFSWKARNYLITRRNGLAKHMAEKALLINGKDVELAKLEKANPRTKRNLNTKGLRSLKDLQVILLRDPAAIEELESATHFESLFRGKGFPIITEPAKFTFNKADDCYSPATDNSRCHKKENLHAAWNAMRVYKDIDPDYLNILLDSAKNYASYISQEINEIPEDATIYDIDPEIIWLWDRREYIQYRYALEQLPVLPAYY